GCGTGCGTTGTTCGGTGGGCGCGCCATCGCACCCCCGTCTTATGGCACGCCGGCATCGGACGCAACGGCGAGCGCCAGCGCGGAGACACTTCCCGAAGCCGATGTCGGCAACTACTGGGCCGATGTCATCCGCGCCAGCGTGCGCGTGTTGCTGCCGCTGTGCCTGCTGTGGACCGTGCTGCTGGGCTGGCAGGGCGTGCCGTCCACGCTGCAGGGCGCGGCCACTGCCGTGCCGCTGGACAGCGGCGCCGGGATGGCCAGGCAGACCATTCCGGTAGGCCCGGTGGCGTCGATGGTGGCGGCCAAACAGCTCGGCACCAACGGTGGCGGCTGGTATGGCCCCAACAGCACGGTGGCGCTGGAAAACCCCACGCCGCTGAGCAACTTGCTGGAAACCCTGGCGCTGGTGCTGCTGCCGATGAGCGTGGTGTTCATGGTCGGCTATCTGACCGGGCGCAAACGGCTCACGGCGCTGGTGTTCGGCACCATGTTGACGATGTCGGCCGTGTCCACCGCGTTGTTGCTGTGGTCCGAAGCGCAGTCGGGGAGTTCCGCTTCGCCGGCGTTGATGGAAGGCAAGGAAGTGCGCATCGGCGCCGACGCCTCTGCGTTGTGGGCCGCGTTGACCACGCAGACCTCCAATGGCTCGGTCAATGCGATGCACGATTCGCTGGCACCGTTGAGCGGCCTGGTCACGCTGGTGGACATGCTGATCAATGCCATCTGGGGCGGCATCGGCTGCGGCTTGCAGCAGTTCGTGGTGTATCTGTTGCTGAGCGTGTTTCTGGCCGGTTTGATGACCGGGCGCACGCCGGAGTTGTTCGGCCGCAAGATCGAATCGCGCGAAGTGCAATTGCTGGCGCTGCTGATCCTGCTGCAGCCATTGGTGGTGTTGGGCTTTACCGCGGTGGCGCTGGCGGTGCCGGCGTTCACTGCCAATTCCAATCCCGGCTTTCATGGCATCAGCCAGGTGTTCTACGAGTACACCTCGGCGTTCGCCAACAACGGCTCGGGTTTCGAGGGGCTGGGCGATGCCACGTACTGGTGGAGCCTGAGTTGCGCGGTGGTGCTGGCCCTGGGCCGCTACCCGGCGCTGATCCTGCCGTTGATGGTGGCTGCGCGCATGGCGGTGAAGCGGCGCGCGCCCGAGTCGGCCGGCAGCCTGCAAGTCGAAACGCCCACCTTTGCGCTGACCCTGATGGCGATCGTGCTCGTGCTGACCGTGCTGCAGTTCATGCCGGCACTGGTGCTGGGCCCCATCGCCGAAGACCTCGCCCTGGCGGCGTCCTGAGACCGAGCAATGTCTACGATCGATATGAGTGAGAAGCGCGAACGCGGCAACGCCGCCTTGTTCGATGCTGCGGTGCTGGCTGCAGCGCTGCGCGCGGCCTTTATCAAGTTGTCGCCACGGCATCTGCTGCGCAGCCCGGTGATGGCCGTGGTGATGGGCGGTACCGTGCTGGCGGCGGTGATCACCGCCAGCGGTCAGGCGCATGCCGGCTTCGGCTGGGCGGTGACCGCCATCCTGTTCGTAACGGTGCTGTTCGGCAATTTCGCCGAGGCCATCGCCGAAGCGCGCGGCCGCGGCCAGGCCGCCTCGCTGCGCCGTGCACGCAAGGACCTGGTGGCGCGGCGGGTGGAAACCGCGCTGGGCGGCCGCGAGACGCGGGTGCCGGCGGCCGAGTTGCGCCCGGGCGATTACGTGATGGTGTCCGAGGGCGAATTCGTCCCCGCCGACGGTGAAATCGTGCGCGGTCTCGCCACCATCAACGAAGCGGCGGTCACCGGCGAATCGGCCCCGGTGCTGCGTGAGGCCGGCACCGATCGCAGTGGCGTGATCGGCGGCACGCGGGTGCTGTCCGACGAGATCGTGTTCAAGGTCACCGCCGAGCCGGGGCATAGTTTCCTGGATCGCATGATTGCGTTGGTGGAAGGCGCCAACCGGCAGAAGACGCCGAACGAGATCGCGCTGACCCTGCTGCTGGCGGCGATGACGCTGACCTTCCTGATCGTGGTGGCCTCGCTGCCGGCGATTGCGGGCTTTGCCGGCGTCACGCTCGATCCGCTGCTGCTGATCGCGTTGCTGGTGTGCCTGATCCCCACCACCATCGGCGGGCTGTTGCCGGCGATCGGTATCGCCGGCATGAATCGCGCGCTGTCGGCCAATGTGTTGGCCAAGTCCGGCAAGGCCGTGGAAGTGGCCGGCGACGTGGACGTGCTGTTGCTCGACAAGACCGGCACCATCACCTACGGCGATCGCCAGGCCACCGCGTTCCATCCGCTGGCTGGCATCGACCGCGCACAGCTGCGTGACGCAGCCATGCTGGCATCGCTGGCGGACCCGACGCCGGAAGGCAAGTCCATCGTCAAGCTGGCGCGCCAGCAAGGTGCGGTGGCGGTCGAGCCGGGGGCGCCATTGGATGCGGATCCCTCCGCAACGGACCGCGCATCCATGCGCGGGGTTCCGCATTACATCGCCTTCACCGCGCAGACGCGCATGTCCGGCGTGGATCTGGGCGGCCGCAGCATCCGCAAGGGCGCCGGCGATGCGATCGTGGCGTACGTGCAGGCGCAGGGTGCGACGGTCTCGCCGGAACTGCAGGGCCGCATCGAGGAAGTTGCGCGCGGCGGTGCCACGCCGCTGGTGGTGGCCGAAGGCCGGCATGTGCTGGGCGTGGTCGAGTTGAGCGACGTGGTCAAGCAGGGCATCAAGGAAAAGTTCGCGCAATTGCGGGCGATGGGCATCAAGACGGTGATGATCACCGGCGACAACCCGCTCACCGCTGCCGCCATTGCCGCGGAAGCCGGCGTGGACGACTACATCGCGCAGGCACGCCCGGAAGACAAGCTGGCACGCATCCGTGCCGAGCAGGCCGGCGGGCGACTGGTGGCGATGGTCGGCGACGGCACCAACGATGCCCCGGCGCTTGCCCAGGCCGACGTCGGCCTGGCGATGAACTCCGGTACGCAGGCGGCCAAGGAGGCCGGCAACATGGTCGACCTGGATTCGGATCCGGCCAAGCTGCTGGCAGTGGTCGAGGTGGGCAAGCAGCAGCTGATCACGCGTGGCGCCTTGACCACCTTCTCGCTGGCCAACGATGTGTCGAAGTATTTCGCGATCCTGCCGGCGTTGTTTGCGGCGGCGCCCGCTTCCATGGGAATGGGGTCGATGGCCGCGCTCAACGTGATGCAGCTCTCCAGCCCGCGGCATGCGGTGCTGGCGGCACTGATCTTCAACGCCTTGATCATTCCGGCCTTGATTCCGCTGGCGCTGCGCGGCGTGCGCTTCCGTCCTTCCAGCGCCACCGCGCTGCTGCGCCGGAACATGCTGATCTACGGCCTGGGCGGTGTGCTGCTGCCGTTCGCGGCCATCAAGCTGATCGACCTGGCGCTGGCCGCCACCCTGGGTACCTGAGTCATGACCACTTCTTCCAAGAGCACTGCCATGTCCACCTCCCTGCCATTGCGCGACGATGGCGTCCTGCGTGCCTCTATTGGCCTGGCCGCGTTCACGCTGCTCGGCCTGGGCCTGGCCTATTCGCTGGTCGCCACCGGCATCACCGGCGCGCTGTTTCCGGCGCAGGCGCAGGGCTCGCTGTTGCGCGCGGAGACGAAGGTGGTCGGCTCGGCACTGGTGGCGCAGCCGTTCACCGATGCACGTTACTTCCAGCCGCGCCCATCGGCGGCCAAGTACGACCTCACCGCTGCCGCCGGCAGCAACCAGGCGCGTTCCAACCCGGACCTGCAGGCGCGCATCGCCGCCACCCGTGCCGAAGTCGCCGCGCGCGACGGCATCGCCCCGGACGCGGTTCCCGGCGAGTTGCTGACCCAGTCCGGCAGCGGCCTGGACCCACACCTGAGCCCGGCCGGCGCGCAGGTCCAGGTGCGCCGCGTCGCCGCCGCCCGCGGCTGGCCGGAACAACGCGTCGCCGCACTCCTGCAGGCCGCCACCGAACAACCCCAGTTCGGCCTGCTTGGGCAGCCACGGGTGAATGTGCTGGCGCTGAATCTGGCGCTGGATCGCGCTGGGAATGGGGAAACGGGAACCGGGAATGGGGTGAAGCAAAAGCACTAGGATCATCGGGCAGCTGTAGGCTTTGCGATTCCCCATTCCCTATTCCCAATGATTGACTCCCGCACCCAACACGCCGACGCGCTGATCGGCGAACTGCAACGCGACCATGGCGGGCGGCTCACGGTCTTCCTGGGTGCGGCGCCCGGCGTGGGCAAGACCTACGCCATGCTGTCGCGGGCGCGCGAGCGTCTGCGGCAGGGCGTCGACGTGGTGGCCGGCGTGGTGGAAACCCACGGGCGCAGCGAAACCGCTGCGCTGCTGGACGGCCTGCCGCTGCTGCCACGCATGCGCGTGAACTACCAGGGACGGGTACTGGAAGAACTCGATCTGGATGCATTGCTGACGCGCAAGCCGCAGCTGGCGCTGATCGACGAGCTGGCGCACCGCAACGTGCCGGGCAGCCGGCACGAGCGCCGCTGGCAGGACATCGTGGAATTGCTCGATGCCGGAATCGATGTCTACACCACGGTCAACATCCAGCACCTGGAAAGCCTCAACGACATCGTGCTGCGCATCACCGGCGTGCGCGTGTCCGAAACCGTGCCCGATGCGGTGTTCGACCGCCTGCGCGACATCGTGCTGGTGGACCTGCCGCCACGCGAACTGATCGAGCGCCTGCAGCAGGGCAAGGTGTATCTGCCCGAACAGGCCACGCAAGCGCTACAGGCGTTTTTTTCGCCCTCCAACCTCACTGCCCTGCGCGAACTGGCGATGCAGACCGCCGCCGACCGCGTCGACAGCGATCTGCGCGACACCCAGGCCGCGCGCGGGCTGCCCGGCACGGCCGCGTTGCGCCGCCGCGTGGTGGTGGCCATCGATGGGCGTGGCAGTTCGGAGTACCTGGTGCGGGTGGCTCGGCGCCTGTCAGAGCGCCGCGATGCGCCGTGGACGGTGGTGACGGTGCAGACACGCACCGTGGCCGATGCGCACTGGCAGCTGGAGATCGATCGTGCCTTCGCGCTCACGCGCCGCCTCGGCGGCGATACCGCGCTGCTGCACGGCGCCAACGTGGCCGACGCCCTGCTGGATTTCGCCTCCCATAACGGCGTGTCCACGCTGCTGCTGGGGCGCACGCGCGAACGCCCGCTGGCGCGCATGTTCAACCGCACCCTGACCCAGCAACTGCTGCAGCGAGGCGCGCATTACGAACTGGTCATCGTCAGTTCCGCCGATGCGCGTGCACGCGCACGTCAGCGCTGGCGCAACCCGCGCCAGTGGCTGCAGCGCTACGACCTGGCCTTCGCGGCGATCGCGGCGGCCGCTGCGGTCGGCGTGGCGTGGCTGCTGCAGCGCTGGACCGATATCGACGACCTGTCGATGGTGTTCATCGTCGCGGTGGTGCTGGTGGCCTCGCGCACGCGCATGGCCGCGGCGGTGATCGCCGCGCTGCTGAGTTTTGTCGCCTACAACTTCTTCTTCATCGAACCGCGCTTCACCCTGCACATCAGCGCCCGCCAGGGCGTGGTGACGGTGTGCCTGTTCCTGATTGCCGCGCTGGTCGCCGGGCGGCTGGCCTCGCGCCTGCGCAGCCAGGTGCTGGCGCTACGCGCGGCCAATGCGCATGCCAACGCGCTGCAGGCGCTGGGCCGCCAGCTCAGTACCGCCGCCGATCTGGGGCAGGTGCTGGAGGCCGGCCGGCGTGCGCTGACCACCGCGCTGGATGCCGAGGTCTGGCTGCGCCTGGAGCAGCGCGAAAGCGAGGCGCCACCCAGCTTCGGCGCGCTCGACCGCAGTGCGGCGGAGTGGACCCAGCGCCACGGGCAGCCGGCCGGACGCTTCACCGATACCCTGGCCGGCGCGCAGTGGTGGTGCCTGCCGGTGCGACACGAGCGCGGCACCCTCGGCGTGGCGGCCTTGCGCTTGCGCCAGGGCGTGCAGCGGCCCGGCCTGGAGCAGCGCCGCCTGGCCGAAGCGATGGTGGACGATATCGGCCAGGCCGCGCTGCGCACGCGGCTGGTCGCCGACCTGGAGGGCGCGCGGGTGACCGGCGAAACCGAGCGGCTGCGCTCGGCGCTGCTGTCGTCGGTCTCGCACGACCTGCGCTCGCCGCTGGCCTCGATGATCGGTTCGGCCAGCAGCCTGGCCAGCTATGGCGATGCGATGGACGCGCAGGACCGCCACAGCCTGCTCGACACCATCCAGCTCGAAGGCGAGCGGCTGGATCGCTACATCCAGAACCTGCTCGACATGACCCGGCTCGGCCACACCGGGCTGACCTTGAATCGCGACTGGATCGGCGTGGACGAGTTGATCGGCTCGGCCACCCGCCGTCTGCAGCGCTACCAGCCGGAGGTGCGGCTGCAACTGGACCTGGCCCCCGACCTGCCGGCGATCTGGGTACATCCGGCGCTGGTGGAGCAGGCCATCTTCAACGTGCTGGAAAATGCGGCGAAATTTTCGCCACCCGGCATGGCGGTCACCGTGCAGGCGCAACTGCGCAATGGTGCGCTGCAGATCGACATCGGCGACCAGGGCCCCGGCATTCCCGAAGACGAGCGCGCGCGCATCTTCGACATGTTCTACAGCGTGGAGCGCGGCGACCGTGGCCGCCATGGCACCGGCCTGGGCCTGACCATCTGCCAGGGCATGATCGGTGCGCACGGCGGCAGCGTGGAGGCACTGGCCGGGGCACATGGTCAGGGCACCACGATTCGCATTACGCTGCCGCTGCTCCTCCCTGCCGCGCCACCACGCCCCGATGCCGACTGACCCTGCTGCCATCCCGCCCGCCCGCGTGTTGATCATCGACGATGAGCCGCAAATCCGCCGTTTTCTCGACATCAGCCTGCGTGCGCAGGGGTACCGCGTGCTGCAGGCCGGCACCGCCGAAGAAGGCCTGGCCACGCTGGCCGGGCAGGGCGCCGAACTGGTGGTGCTGGATATCGGCCTGCCCGATCGCGACGGCCACGAGGTGCTGCGCGAGATCCGCCAATGGTCCAGCGTGCCGGTGATCATGCTCACCGTCCGCGCCGGCGAAGCCGAAAAGGTCGCCGCACTCGATGCCGGCGCCAACGACTACGTCACCAAACCCTTCGGCGTGCAGGAACTGATGGCGCGCATCCGCGCGCTGCTGCGTCAGTCCGGCGCCGGCAGCACGGTGGAAGAAAGCGTGTTCGACGACGGCCGCCTGCATATCCACCTGGGCCTGCGCGAAGTCACCCTCAATGGCGAAGCGGTGCCGCTCAGCCGCAAGGAATACGCCCTGCTCGCGCTGCTGCTCAAGCACGCCGGCCGCGTGGTGACGCAACCGCAGTTGCTGCGCGAAGTGTGGGGCCCCACCCACGAAGAAGACACCCATTACCTGCGCATCCTGCTCGGCAAGCTGCGCCAGAAACTGCACGACGATGCCGCCGACCCGCATTACATCGTCACCGAGCCGGGCGTGGGGCTGCGGTTTATCGGTGTGACGCGCTGAGCGTATCTGGTGCGCCGGAGATGGATGACTGCGTGTATCAGGGGACGCGTTGCTGCCTGTAATCGACGGTGCCTTCGACGTACAGGATCATCTGCGCACACAGTTGCAGTCCGTGGTACCAGGGAAGGAAGTCATTGAGGGGGAGTCCAGCCATTGCAGCGTCGATGGTAAAGCTGCGCCATCGGACGGGAAGCTTGCTTTTGTTTCCGAAGTTCCATGCATTGTTGTGGCTGAAGGCGTTACGCAGATGCATCGCGAAGGCAAACCAGTCTTGGTCGCGTAATTCTTTGAACTCTTGCTTAGCCGCAGCGTAGTCCCCGGTCGCGGCCACGCTCTCCGACAGCATGCGCGCGTAAGCCGCGTCCATCGTCGAACGCGCCAGTCCAGCATGTACGGCAGCGTTGAAGGTTACGCGATACCCGTTCCCTGCCGACTCTGGAGACGTGTCGCCTTGGGTGATGGTGAAGCCCGATTCGGTGATATGGATGCGGTGTCGCGCTATTTCCGGGCCAGTCTCCGACGAGGTCAGCAGCGCATAACCTGCAGCGCTGTAGTGAAATGCATCGCGTGCTATCAACAGCCGTTCCAGCGCCTTGTTGCGGTGCGGATCGAGCGCGTTCCGAAGAAATTTGTTCATGGAGTGAGTATCCATAAGATTGTCACTGTGCGGGCAAGGTGGGCAACACCTTACCCGGATTCAAAATGCCATCCGGATCCAGCGCCGCCTTGATCGCGCGCATCGCCGCCAGCGTGGCCGGGTCGAAGGCCTGGGTCATGAAGTCGCGCTTGGCCACGCCGATGCCGTGCTCGCCGGAGAGTGTGCCTTCCAGCGACAGCACCAGCGCGAACACGCGCGGCAATGCGGCGTGAGCGCGTGCGTTTTCATCGGCATCGTCCGGGTCGTACATGATGTTGACGTGCAGGTTGCCGTTGCCGGCATGGCCGAAGGCGACGATGGGCAGCGCGAATTCCGCCGCCAGTGCTTCCACCCCGGCGACCAGCGCAGGAATGCGCGACACCGGCACCACCACGTCTTCGTTGATCTTGCCTGGCTTGATGGTGCGCAGTGCCGGCGATAATGCGCGCCGCGCAGCCCACAGCTTGTCGCGCGCGCTGCCGTCGGCGGCCACGTCCAGGCTCAGCACGCCCTCGCCATCGGCTGCGTCATGCAGGGCCTGCAACGCATAGGGCAGGGTGTCGTGATCGCCATCGGCTTCGATCAACAACATCGCGCCGGACTCGGGCACGTCGCTGCCATTGCGACGCAGCAGCGCAATGGCGCTGGCATCCATGAATTCCAGCATCGTCGGCGTGGTCGGTTGCGCCATCACCCGCGACACCGCTGCCGCCGCGCTGGCCGCATCGCGGTACAAGGCGCGCAGCCCGGCTTGCGCCACCGCGCGCGGCGTCAGCTTCAAGGTCGCTTCGACGATGATCGCCAGGGTGCCCTCGCTGCCGACCAATAGATGCGTGAGGTCGTAACCGGTGGAATTCTTGGTGTATGCACCGCCGCAGCGGATGACTTCGCCGGTGCCGGTGACGGCGACAAGGCCGAGCACGTTGTCGCGGGTGGCGCCATATTTCACCGCGCGCGGGCCGCCGGCATTGGTGGACAGATTGCCGCCGACGCTGCAGATGTCCGCGCTGGACGGATCCGGCGGCCAGAACAGGCCATGCGGCTGCAAGGCCTGCTGCAATTGGCCGTTGAGCAGGCCCGGTTGCACGATGGCGCAGCGATCGGCCGGACGCAGCGCAAGGATGCGATCCATGCGTGCCATCGACATCACCACGCCGCCGGAAAACGGCACCGCCGCACCGGTGGTGCCGGTGCCGGCGCCGCGCGCCACGATCGGCACGCCATGCGCGCGGCAGGCCTGCACGATCGCCACCACATCCTCGGTATCGCCCGGCAAGGCGACGGCGGCGGGCAACGCCCAGCGGCGCGAATCGTCCTCGCCATAGCGGCGGCGCGCGTCGTTGCCGGTCAACCAGCCATCGGCACCGAGGCGCGCTGCCAACAGGTCGGACAGTGCGGCGGGAAGTACGTCGGTCATCGCATCTGATCCTGTGGTGTCGTGCGCTGGATGCATCTCCAGCCCAGCATGGCGACGGTGAGCGGCAGCCAGACCCAACGCAGCTCGGAGAGCAGCGTGTTCAGGCCGCGCGCGTTGAAAAAGCCGCTGGCGAACGGCGACACGCGAATGGGCCGCCACGGTGCGAACCAGCGTGTCTGGTCCCACGGCCAGCCTAGTGCCACGCCCAGGCCGCCGGAGGTCATCGCATCCAGCAGCGGGTGCGATGCGGCGCAGACGAACAAAAACACAGCCGCCTGCACGGCATCGGCACGCAACAGCCGATGCGCCGCGCCGCCGAACAATGCCATCACTGCGGCGAACAACAACGAGTGGCTGGCACCGCGATGGCCGAACGCGTCGGCATACGGGATGTGCAACGCAAAGGCCGCCACGTCGGCGTCTGGCAGCATCGCCGCCAGCACACCGGCAGCCAGCAGGCGTGGCGAGATGCGGCCGCGTTCGCTGGCGCACCAAAGCGCAAGCGGAACCGCGGCGTGGGTCATGATGGTCGGCATCGGATGGCGGTGCGGGCTTCTGGAAGAAT
The window above is part of the Xanthomonas campestris pv. badrii genome. Proteins encoded here:
- a CDS encoding response regulator, yielding MPTDPAAIPPARVLIIDDEPQIRRFLDISLRAQGYRVLQAGTAEEGLATLAGQGAELVVLDIGLPDRDGHEVLREIRQWSSVPVIMLTVRAGEAEKVAALDAGANDYVTKPFGVQELMARIRALLRQSGAGSTVEESVFDDGRLHIHLGLREVTLNGEAVPLSRKEYALLALLLKHAGRVVTQPQLLREVWGPTHEEDTHYLRILLGKLRQKLHDDAADPHYIVTEPGVGLRFIGVTR
- a CDS encoding FAD-binding oxidoreductase, translating into MTDVLPAALSDLLAARLGADGWLTGNDARRRYGEDDSRRWALPAAVALPGDTEDVVAIVQACRAHGVPIVARGAGTGTTGAAVPFSGGVVMSMARMDRILALRPADRCAIVQPGLLNGQLQQALQPHGLFWPPDPSSADICSVGGNLSTNAGGPRAVKYGATRDNVLGLVAVTGTGEVIRCGGAYTKNSTGYDLTHLLVGSEGTLAIIVEATLKLTPRAVAQAGLRALYRDAASAAAAVSRVMAQPTTPTMLEFMDASAIALLRRNGSDVPESGAMLLIEADGDHDTLPYALQALHDAADGEGVLSLDVAADGSARDKLWAARRALSPALRTIKPGKINEDVVVPVSRIPALVAGVEALAAEFALPIVAFGHAGNGNLHVNIMYDPDDADENARAHAALPRVFALVLSLEGTLSGEHGIGVAKRDFMTQAFDPATLAAMRAIKAALDPDGILNPGKVLPTLPAQ
- the kdpA gene encoding potassium-transporting ATPase subunit KdpA, whose product is MTETFLVYALAIVLAWPVGRYLAAVMRGAPMRGDGVFGLIERPLYALLGTRPQQGMSWRGYAMAFVISNLVVGLLTWVVFMTQAWLPLNPDAIANMRWDTALHTMVSFLTNTNQQHYSGQSQLSYLSQMTGIVGLQVVTPMMGLALAVATLRALFGGRAIAPPSYGTPASDATASASAETLPEADVGNYWADVIRASVRVLLPLCLLWTVLLGWQGVPSTLQGAATAVPLDSGAGMARQTIPVGPVASMVAAKQLGTNGGGWYGPNSTVALENPTPLSNLLETLALVLLPMSVVFMVGYLTGRKRLTALVFGTMLTMSAVSTALLLWSEAQSGSSASPALMEGKEVRIGADASALWAALTTQTSNGSVNAMHDSLAPLSGLVTLVDMLINAIWGGIGCGLQQFVVYLLLSVFLAGLMTGRTPELFGRKIESREVQLLALLILLQPLVVLGFTAVALAVPAFTANSNPGFHGISQVFYEYTSAFANNGSGFEGLGDATYWWSLSCAVVLALGRYPALILPLMVAARMAVKRRAPESAGSLQVETPTFALTLMAIVLVLTVLQFMPALVLGPIAEDLALAAS
- the kdpC gene encoding potassium-transporting ATPase subunit KdpC; the encoded protein is MSTSLPLRDDGVLRASIGLAAFTLLGLGLAYSLVATGITGALFPAQAQGSLLRAETKVVGSALVAQPFTDARYFQPRPSAAKYDLTAAAGSNQARSNPDLQARIAATRAEVAARDGIAPDAVPGELLTQSGSGLDPHLSPAGAQVQVRRVAAARGWPEQRVAALLQAATEQPQFGLLGQPRVNVLALNLALDRAGNGETGTGNGVKQKH
- the kdpB gene encoding potassium-transporting ATPase subunit KdpB, whose translation is MSTIDMSEKRERGNAALFDAAVLAAALRAAFIKLSPRHLLRSPVMAVVMGGTVLAAVITASGQAHAGFGWAVTAILFVTVLFGNFAEAIAEARGRGQAASLRRARKDLVARRVETALGGRETRVPAAELRPGDYVMVSEGEFVPADGEIVRGLATINEAAVTGESAPVLREAGTDRSGVIGGTRVLSDEIVFKVTAEPGHSFLDRMIALVEGANRQKTPNEIALTLLLAAMTLTFLIVVASLPAIAGFAGVTLDPLLLIALLVCLIPTTIGGLLPAIGIAGMNRALSANVLAKSGKAVEVAGDVDVLLLDKTGTITYGDRQATAFHPLAGIDRAQLRDAAMLASLADPTPEGKSIVKLARQQGAVAVEPGAPLDADPSATDRASMRGVPHYIAFTAQTRMSGVDLGGRSIRKGAGDAIVAYVQAQGATVSPELQGRIEEVARGGATPLVVAEGRHVLGVVELSDVVKQGIKEKFAQLRAMGIKTVMITGDNPLTAAAIAAEAGVDDYIAQARPEDKLARIRAEQAGGRLVAMVGDGTNDAPALAQADVGLAMNSGTQAAKEAGNMVDLDSDPAKLLAVVEVGKQQLITRGALTTFSLANDVSKYFAILPALFAAAPASMGMGSMAALNVMQLSSPRHAVLAALIFNALIIPALIPLALRGVRFRPSSATALLRRNMLIYGLGGVLLPFAAIKLIDLALAATLGT
- a CDS encoding sensor histidine kinase — encoded protein: MIDSRTQHADALIGELQRDHGGRLTVFLGAAPGVGKTYAMLSRARERLRQGVDVVAGVVETHGRSETAALLDGLPLLPRMRVNYQGRVLEELDLDALLTRKPQLALIDELAHRNVPGSRHERRWQDIVELLDAGIDVYTTVNIQHLESLNDIVLRITGVRVSETVPDAVFDRLRDIVLVDLPPRELIERLQQGKVYLPEQATQALQAFFSPSNLTALRELAMQTAADRVDSDLRDTQAARGLPGTAALRRRVVVAIDGRGSSEYLVRVARRLSERRDAPWTVVTVQTRTVADAHWQLEIDRAFALTRRLGGDTALLHGANVADALLDFASHNGVSTLLLGRTRERPLARMFNRTLTQQLLQRGAHYELVIVSSADARARARQRWRNPRQWLQRYDLAFAAIAAAAAVGVAWLLQRWTDIDDLSMVFIVAVVLVASRTRMAAAVIAALLSFVAYNFFFIEPRFTLHISARQGVVTVCLFLIAALVAGRLASRLRSQVLALRAANAHANALQALGRQLSTAADLGQVLEAGRRALTTALDAEVWLRLEQRESEAPPSFGALDRSAAEWTQRHGQPAGRFTDTLAGAQWWCLPVRHERGTLGVAALRLRQGVQRPGLEQRRLAEAMVDDIGQAALRTRLVADLEGARVTGETERLRSALLSSVSHDLRSPLASMIGSASSLASYGDAMDAQDRHSLLDTIQLEGERLDRYIQNLLDMTRLGHTGLTLNRDWIGVDELIGSATRRLQRYQPEVRLQLDLAPDLPAIWVHPALVEQAIFNVLENAAKFSPPGMAVTVQAQLRNGALQIDIGDQGPGIPEDERARIFDMFYSVERGDRGRHGTGLGLTICQGMIGAHGGSVEALAGAHGQGTTIRITLPLLLPAAPPRPDAD
- a CDS encoding metal-dependent hydrolase, producing the protein MPTIMTHAAVPLALWCASERGRISPRLLAAGVLAAMLPDADVAAFALHIPYADAFGHRGASHSLLFAAVMALFGGAAHRLLRADAVQAAVFLFVCAASHPLLDAMTSGGLGVALGWPWDQTRWFAPWRPIRVSPFASGFFNARGLNTLLSELRWVWLPLTVAMLGWRCIQRTTPQDQMR